In a single window of the candidate division KSB1 bacterium genome:
- a CDS encoding dihydrodipicolinate synthase family protein, with protein sequence MEQKCICIEGVLAPVPTPFDSDDRFLPSALRDNLASLAPFPLRGDVVLGSNGEFVLLSEKEKLQVVEHARACVPPDRLLIAGTGCESTAATIALARKVARLGADAALVITPSYYRGRMTSEALTRHFLAVADAAPIPIVLYNMPANTGVDLGPEAVLTVAGHPNVVGIKDSGGNLVAMAEVCRAAPPGFHVLAGSAGFFLAALSVGAAGGIMALANIAPAECCALWEKFRQGDMAAAKALQLRLVRLNTAVTRLWGVAALKRAMDMLGLYGGPVRAPLLPLSDEQAATLSTLLEESGVLAGWQMQRQQPHRNLRRSS encoded by the coding sequence ATGGAACAGAAATGCATCTGTATCGAGGGGGTTCTGGCCCCGGTGCCGACCCCCTTCGACAGCGACGACAGGTTCCTCCCCAGTGCCCTCCGCGACAATCTTGCTTCGCTGGCCCCATTTCCCCTTCGTGGCGACGTTGTCTTGGGTTCAAACGGCGAGTTCGTGCTCCTCTCCGAGAAAGAAAAACTGCAGGTGGTGGAGCATGCCCGTGCCTGTGTGCCGCCAGATCGGCTCCTGATTGCCGGCACCGGATGCGAGAGCACCGCAGCTACAATTGCGCTCGCCAGGAAGGTTGCCCGACTGGGTGCAGACGCCGCCTTGGTGATTACACCCAGCTACTATCGCGGCCGGATGACCAGCGAGGCACTGACGCGCCACTTCTTGGCCGTGGCTGATGCGGCACCGATTCCCATCGTCCTGTACAACATGCCCGCTAACACAGGCGTCGACCTTGGGCCCGAGGCGGTGTTGACGGTCGCCGGGCACCCGAACGTCGTGGGCATCAAGGACTCGGGCGGCAACCTTGTGGCGATGGCTGAAGTGTGCCGGGCCGCGCCCCCTGGGTTTCACGTCTTGGCCGGCTCGGCTGGGTTCTTCCTTGCGGCCCTGAGCGTGGGTGCAGCAGGCGGCATCATGGCATTGGCCAATATCGCGCCTGCGGAGTGCTGCGCCCTCTGGGAAAAGTTCCGGCAGGGGGATATGGCCGCGGCAAAGGCGTTGCAATTGCGGCTGGTGCGCCTGAACACCGCTGTGACGCGCCTCTGGGGAGTGGCAGCCCTGAAGCGCGCCATGGACATGCTGGGCCTGTATGGCGGACCGGTGCGAGCGCCGCTCCTTCCGCTGAGCGACGAGCAAGCCGCCACGCTGAGTACCCTGCTGGAGGAGAGCGGCGTGCTTGCCGGGTGGCAGATGCAGAGACAGCAACCTCACCGCAACTTACGGAGGAGCTCATGA
- a CDS encoding aminotransferase class V-fold PLP-dependent enzyme codes for MGGEGQTLDLRKRIVGWGRTVPLLDGRQARYVNLDNAATTPPLVDVVETLKEFLPYYASVHRGAGFKSRWSTMAFEEAREIVAKFVGANLRHDTVIFGLNATGAINKLSYRLCLPRDFVVISTLLEHHSNDLPWRRRAQVVRVRATPDGPLDEEDFDRQLQKYAGRIGLVAVTGASNVTGYLPPIHRLARKAHEAGAEILVDAAQLAPHRPIDMKPPHDPEHLDYVVISAHKMYAPFGSGALIGPKAAFLCGDPEYCGGGAVQAVTTEHVDWADPPDREEAGTPNVVGAVAMAAAAKALMEIGMERIAAREEKLVHYALSKLRKVKGVILYGETDPAKAHERVGVIPFNVEGVHHALVAAVLGYEGGIGVRNGCFCAHPYVVHLLGLTRAQAEGWRTKVLAGDRSGLPGMVRASFGCYTREEDIDRWVEMLERIARKDFARYELNPGTGEFSPTGYSDPEPKLFGSPARSFGKWLRLWSKG; via the coding sequence ATGGGAGGCGAAGGTCAGACATTGGACTTGCGCAAGCGAATCGTGGGTTGGGGGCGCACCGTGCCGCTGCTGGACGGGCGACAGGCGCGCTACGTGAACCTCGACAATGCGGCCACCACCCCGCCGCTGGTGGATGTAGTGGAGACCCTCAAGGAATTCCTGCCCTACTACGCCAGCGTCCATCGCGGCGCCGGGTTCAAGTCGCGGTGGAGCACCATGGCCTTTGAAGAGGCGCGGGAAATTGTCGCCAAATTTGTCGGGGCCAACCTGCGGCACGACACGGTCATCTTCGGCCTCAACGCCACCGGGGCCATTAACAAGCTCTCCTATCGCCTCTGTCTGCCCCGCGACTTTGTGGTCATCAGCACTCTGCTTGAGCACCACTCCAACGACCTGCCCTGGCGACGGCGCGCGCAGGTGGTACGCGTACGGGCCACCCCAGACGGACCTCTGGACGAAGAGGATTTTGACCGGCAACTCCAGAAGTACGCGGGACGAATTGGACTGGTGGCGGTCACCGGGGCCTCCAACGTGACCGGTTACCTGCCGCCCATTCATCGCCTGGCCCGCAAGGCACATGAGGCAGGAGCCGAGATCCTGGTGGATGCTGCCCAGCTTGCCCCCCATCGCCCCATCGACATGAAGCCGCCACACGATCCTGAGCACCTGGACTATGTGGTGATCTCGGCGCACAAGATGTACGCTCCCTTCGGCAGCGGCGCCCTCATCGGCCCCAAGGCGGCCTTTCTCTGTGGCGACCCAGAGTATTGTGGCGGCGGCGCCGTGCAGGCGGTCACCACCGAGCATGTCGACTGGGCCGATCCCCCGGACCGGGAGGAGGCCGGGACCCCCAATGTGGTGGGGGCAGTGGCGATGGCTGCCGCCGCCAAGGCACTCATGGAAATCGGCATGGAGCGGATCGCAGCCAGGGAGGAGAAGCTGGTGCACTATGCCCTGAGCAAGCTGCGCAAAGTCAAAGGGGTGATCCTCTACGGAGAGACCGACCCTGCCAAGGCGCACGAACGGGTGGGCGTGATCCCCTTCAACGTTGAGGGGGTGCATCACGCCTTGGTGGCGGCGGTCCTCGGCTACGAAGGCGGCATTGGGGTGCGCAACGGGTGCTTCTGTGCCCATCCCTACGTGGTGCACCTGCTCGGCTTGACGCGTGCTCAGGCCGAGGGGTGGCGGACGAAGGTCCTGGCCGGCGATCGCAGTGGCCTGCCAGGGATGGTGCGCGCCAGCTTCGGCTGCTACACCCGTGAGGAGGACATCGACCGCTGGGTGGAGATGCTCGAACGCATCGCGCGCAAGGACTTCGCCCGCTACGAACTCAATCCTGGCACCGGAGAGTTCTCGCCCACAGGCTACAGCGACCCCGAGCCCAAGCTGTTTGGCTCCCCCGCGAGGAGCTTTGGCAAGTGGCTGAGACTGTGGAGCAAGGGCTGA
- a CDS encoding threonine/serine dehydratase — MAKSDYQDEHVPLRVAVAEASQRIRPLVRVTPLEYSAALSEQVGCRVFLKMENVQVTASFKARGAVNKLLCLRQEEREAGIITASTGNHALAVAYAAEKLRLHGTLFLTENASPQKVAALRRSSLKLRFFGHDCAVTEQEARRTARRTGAVYISPYNDLDVVVGQGTIAVELEGELGRIDYLFAAVGGGGLIAGCAGYLKGGGQETRTVGCLPANSPTMYESIKAGRIVEATVRPTLSDGTAGGIEPGAITFPLCQKLVDDWVLVTEEEIRAALRQVFEEHRLVIEGAAGVAVAGACKFLRQTRPDRHANAAVILCGGNIAIDRFKEVVCP; from the coding sequence ATGGCCAAAAGTGACTACCAGGATGAGCACGTGCCTCTGCGAGTCGCGGTCGCGGAGGCAAGCCAGCGGATCCGCCCTTTAGTCCGGGTGACGCCTTTGGAATATTCGGCGGCCCTCAGCGAACAGGTAGGCTGTCGTGTCTTCCTCAAGATGGAAAACGTGCAGGTGACCGCCTCATTCAAGGCGCGCGGGGCGGTGAACAAGCTGCTTTGCCTGCGGCAGGAGGAGAGGGAGGCCGGCATAATCACTGCCTCAACGGGCAATCATGCGCTGGCGGTGGCTTACGCCGCCGAGAAGCTTAGGCTGCACGGGACGCTTTTCCTGACGGAGAATGCCTCCCCGCAAAAAGTGGCCGCGCTGCGGCGCTCAAGCTTGAAGTTGCGTTTCTTTGGCCACGATTGCGCAGTCACCGAGCAGGAGGCGCGGCGCACGGCAAGGCGGACCGGTGCGGTCTACATCTCGCCCTACAACGACCTGGACGTGGTGGTCGGGCAGGGCACTATTGCGGTTGAGCTCGAAGGAGAGCTTGGGCGCATCGACTACCTGTTTGCGGCAGTGGGAGGCGGAGGCCTCATTGCCGGCTGCGCAGGCTACCTGAAAGGGGGTGGCCAAGAGACGCGGACGGTGGGCTGTTTGCCCGCCAATTCTCCCACCATGTACGAATCCATCAAGGCGGGGCGGATCGTCGAGGCCACGGTGCGGCCGACCCTGTCGGACGGCACTGCCGGGGGAATTGAACCCGGTGCCATCACTTTCCCGTTGTGCCAGAAGCTGGTGGACGACTGGGTGCTGGTAACCGAGGAGGAGATTCGAGCCGCCTTGCGGCAGGTTTTCGAGGAGCACAGGCTGGTCATCGAAGGGGCCGCGGGTGTCGCGGTTGCAGGCGCGTGCAAGTTTCTGCGCCAGACGCGGCCGGACAGGCACGCCAATGCCGCAGTCATCCTTTGCGGCGGCAACATTGCCATCGACCGCTTCAAGGAGGTGGTGTGTCCATGA
- a CDS encoding alpha-xylosidase, whose product MTTRSDNPRPGKGASELKGPMAFKRGEKVLFHRLTEVLGLAHCGNALQLQCATRTFLNRTVWTHETHMHQMAEQLGAESPSVAVEITFWSPDVFRIRFGWGALPDQEPDFPPPEARMLVGTPRSDFQLRVGEHEAGWDVDSGAITLHIDRAPFRLWATEANGRLFWQQRKSELFTSDIFDMSLAALPGRHACFDAFVLDGQDEVYGLGERFDHVVRKGKQVDFWNKDAIGTSTPRSYINVPFLLCTQGYGLFVNCSARTEWEIGTMEAFTLGFGVEEEWLDYFVIHGPAPAEILRRYCELTGFAPTPPVWSFGLWMSRNSYISWHVVHEVAQGMRQRHIPADVLHLDSYWFEEDFNCDLRFSPTRFPEPAKHMAELRKQGYRLSLWQYNFVPPRANNPNYLEGVKRGYFAKDRKGDVFRHPARLEGMWLDDAIIDFSNPKAAAWYTEQIKGLLRMGAATIKVDFGEGIPEEAVYARIAGHRFHNLYSLVYAAAIANAVHEVTGEWIIWARSGTAGSQRYPVHWGGDSQCSFFGLAGTVRAALSMGLSGFPFFSHDIGGFIGRPSPELYVRWAQFGLFSSHARCHGAGNDNPREPWTFGQEAEEIFRRYARLRYRLLPYIYDQARKCAATGKPMVRALLIEYPGDCNVWHIEDQYLFGDAFLIAPILQPLAECSTRTLYLPAGLWWDYWTKKRIRSRGEWVTRPVDLRTMPIYVKGGSIVPYGEERECTDNRVGPVVEVEVYGGADGRLDYDDGEKQGTIRFSQGRVQLSGLRPRPRVVIYGQK is encoded by the coding sequence ATGACGACACGGTCGGACAACCCCCGCCCAGGGAAGGGGGCAAGCGAACTCAAAGGACCCATGGCCTTCAAGCGGGGGGAGAAGGTTCTTTTTCACCGTTTGACTGAGGTGCTCGGGCTTGCCCACTGCGGCAATGCCCTCCAACTGCAGTGTGCCACACGCACCTTCCTCAATCGCACGGTATGGACGCATGAGACGCACATGCACCAGATGGCCGAGCAACTGGGGGCCGAGTCGCCGTCGGTCGCCGTGGAGATCACCTTCTGGTCGCCAGATGTGTTCCGCATCAGATTCGGCTGGGGGGCTTTGCCCGACCAGGAGCCGGACTTTCCGCCGCCAGAGGCGCGCATGCTGGTCGGCACGCCCCGCAGCGACTTTCAGCTTCGCGTGGGGGAGCACGAAGCCGGCTGGGATGTCGACAGCGGGGCAATCACCTTGCACATCGACAGGGCGCCCTTTCGCCTCTGGGCCACCGAGGCAAATGGCCGGCTCTTTTGGCAGCAACGCAAATCGGAGCTCTTCACCTCGGACATTTTCGACATGTCGCTTGCGGCACTGCCAGGCCGGCATGCCTGCTTCGACGCCTTTGTGCTCGACGGGCAAGACGAGGTGTATGGGCTGGGTGAGCGCTTCGACCATGTGGTGCGCAAAGGCAAGCAGGTCGATTTCTGGAACAAGGATGCCATCGGTACCAGCACGCCGCGGAGCTACATCAATGTGCCTTTCCTGCTCTGTACCCAGGGCTATGGGCTGTTCGTCAACTGCTCGGCACGCACCGAGTGGGAAATCGGCACGATGGAGGCTTTCACCTTAGGCTTCGGTGTGGAGGAGGAATGGCTGGACTATTTTGTGATTCACGGCCCGGCTCCGGCAGAGATTTTGCGCCGCTATTGCGAGCTGACGGGCTTTGCGCCTACCCCGCCGGTGTGGAGCTTTGGTTTGTGGATGAGCCGCAACAGCTACATTTCCTGGCATGTGGTACACGAGGTGGCCCAGGGCATGCGCCAGCGGCATATCCCGGCCGACGTGCTCCATTTGGATTCGTACTGGTTCGAGGAGGATTTTAACTGCGACCTGCGCTTTTCGCCTACCCGTTTTCCGGAGCCGGCCAAGCACATGGCGGAGCTCCGCAAGCAAGGCTATCGCCTCAGCCTTTGGCAGTACAACTTTGTGCCGCCCCGTGCCAACAACCCGAACTACTTGGAAGGAGTGAAACGCGGCTACTTTGCCAAGGACCGCAAGGGGGATGTGTTCCGGCACCCTGCGCGCTTGGAGGGGATGTGGCTCGACGACGCGATAATCGATTTTTCCAACCCGAAGGCGGCGGCCTGGTACACCGAGCAGATCAAGGGGCTGTTGCGCATGGGGGCGGCCACCATCAAGGTGGACTTTGGCGAAGGGATTCCTGAGGAGGCGGTCTATGCGCGCATCGCCGGTCATCGTTTTCACAACCTCTATTCGCTGGTGTATGCGGCTGCCATTGCCAATGCCGTGCACGAGGTGACCGGCGAATGGATCATCTGGGCACGGAGCGGCACAGCCGGCAGCCAACGCTATCCTGTCCACTGGGGAGGCGACAGCCAGTGCAGCTTCTTTGGGCTTGCGGGCACCGTGCGGGCAGCGCTGAGCATGGGTTTGTCGGGCTTTCCGTTCTTTTCGCACGACATCGGCGGCTTCATCGGGCGGCCAAGTCCGGAGCTGTACGTGCGCTGGGCGCAGTTCGGCCTCTTCTCCAGCCACGCGCGCTGCCATGGGGCAGGCAACGATAACCCGCGCGAACCGTGGACCTTCGGCCAAGAAGCTGAGGAGATATTCCGCCGGTACGCGCGGCTCCGCTACCGTCTGCTGCCGTACATTTACGACCAGGCGCGCAAGTGTGCTGCCACCGGCAAGCCGATGGTGCGGGCCCTTCTTATTGAGTACCCGGGAGATTGCAACGTCTGGCACATCGAGGACCAGTACCTGTTCGGCGATGCATTTCTCATCGCGCCCATCCTGCAGCCGCTTGCCGAGTGCAGCACGCGCACGCTCTATTTGCCCGCCGGCCTCTGGTGGGATTATTGGACCAAGAAGCGGATACGCTCTCGGGGTGAGTGGGTCACCCGGCCTGTGGACCTGCGCACCATGCCCATCTACGTCAAAGGCGGCAGCATCGTCCCCTATGGCGAGGAGCGCGAGTGCACGGACAACAGGGTGGGGCCAGTGGTGGAGGTGGAAGTCTACGGTGGCGCGGACGGCCGACTGGACTATGACGACGGCGAGAAGCAGGGAACGATACGATTCAGCCAGGGGCGCGTGCAGCTGAGCGGTCTCCGCCCCAGGCCGCGGGTGGTTATCTATGGCCAAAAGTGA
- a CDS encoding PQQ-binding-like beta-propeller repeat protein yields the protein MSWRKVLMAALLLGSCQWVASQDSFQFAWLSDLHVGGGTGAEDLRAVVQDVNRRGTCRFVVISGDITEMGATAELVQAKQILDSLQVDYYIIPGNHDTKWSESGCTAFPLLWGKENFCFAYGGYQFVGLHQGPIMRMGDGHLSPETRRWLDSVLVALPPRRPLIVVTHYPLDDSVDNWFELLDRLKRHNPQVILCGHGHGNQALDFEGIPGVMGRATLRGKDGAGCTVVTVGPDGLRFAEAVVGKDELSQWHAVPVTGRVRPHRQETHARPDFSVNAASQVRTSWHWEAGWTIAAPPVVGEEVVVVGDGSGRINCLELESGQVRWQYQTAGPVYGRADIAEGLVVCGSADSNVYCLGVEDGRLRWKLHVGAPVVAAVRAAGGTAYVGDGHGVMHAIELHSGALRWQHREAQGFIETLPLLYRGMVIFGAWDGHLFAVRGEEGAEAWRWRGGREGRLYSPAACWPVAAKGKVFIVAPDRHMTALDVCTGQVVWRTARYQVREAIGLSEDSSRVYVRCMTDTLVAMTSAAQSPQAVWSCACGYGYDIDPSMPVEKEGLVFFGTKNGYVYAVEASGQVRWRYRFGVALVNTVAPAGGGRLVVSDADGKVGMLTW from the coding sequence ATGAGCTGGCGCAAAGTGCTGATGGCAGCCTTGCTTCTGGGCTCCTGCCAGTGGGTCGCCAGTCAGGACTCTTTTCAGTTCGCCTGGTTGAGCGACCTGCACGTGGGCGGGGGTACGGGTGCCGAGGACCTGAGGGCCGTGGTGCAGGATGTGAACCGCCGCGGCACTTGCCGCTTTGTAGTCATCTCCGGCGACATCACCGAAATGGGCGCCACCGCAGAGCTCGTGCAGGCCAAGCAGATTCTGGACAGCCTGCAAGTTGACTACTACATCATCCCTGGCAACCATGACACCAAGTGGTCGGAGTCGGGGTGCACGGCCTTCCCCTTGCTCTGGGGGAAGGAGAATTTTTGCTTTGCCTACGGCGGCTATCAGTTTGTCGGCCTGCACCAGGGGCCGATCATGCGCATGGGGGATGGCCACTTGAGCCCGGAGACGCGGCGCTGGCTGGATTCCGTACTGGTGGCGTTGCCGCCGCGTAGGCCGCTCATCGTGGTCACCCACTATCCCCTGGATGACTCCGTCGACAACTGGTTTGAGCTCCTCGACCGGCTCAAGAGGCATAACCCCCAAGTCATTCTCTGCGGCCACGGCCATGGCAACCAGGCTCTGGACTTTGAAGGTATTCCTGGTGTCATGGGGCGCGCGACGCTGCGCGGCAAAGACGGTGCTGGCTGCACGGTCGTCACTGTGGGGCCGGATGGTCTGCGCTTCGCCGAGGCAGTGGTGGGCAAAGATGAGCTGTCGCAGTGGCACGCAGTCCCCGTCACGGGGCGGGTGCGTCCGCACAGGCAGGAGACCCATGCGCGTCCGGACTTTAGTGTCAACGCCGCCTCCCAGGTGCGCACTTCCTGGCATTGGGAGGCTGGGTGGACCATCGCCGCACCGCCGGTTGTGGGTGAGGAGGTCGTGGTGGTCGGCGACGGCAGCGGGCGCATCAACTGCCTGGAACTGGAAAGCGGCCAGGTGCGCTGGCAATACCAGACCGCAGGGCCCGTCTACGGCCGGGCGGACATCGCCGAGGGGCTGGTGGTCTGCGGCTCCGCGGATAGCAATGTGTACTGCCTTGGCGTGGAGGACGGCCGCTTGCGCTGGAAGCTGCACGTGGGGGCACCGGTGGTGGCGGCGGTTCGCGCCGCAGGCGGCACAGCCTATGTCGGTGACGGGCATGGGGTGATGCACGCAATTGAGCTGCACTCTGGCGCCCTGCGCTGGCAGCACCGGGAGGCACAGGGCTTCATCGAGACGCTTCCCCTGCTCTATCGCGGCATGGTCATCTTCGGGGCGTGGGACGGCCATCTCTTTGCAGTGCGAGGCGAAGAGGGCGCCGAGGCCTGGCGATGGCGCGGTGGCCGGGAGGGCCGCCTCTACTCGCCAGCCGCCTGTTGGCCTGTAGCTGCCAAAGGGAAGGTGTTCATCGTCGCGCCGGATCGCCACATGACCGCCTTGGATGTGTGCACCGGACAAGTGGTCTGGCGAACGGCAAGATACCAGGTGCGCGAAGCAATCGGCTTGTCCGAGGACAGCTCCCGGGTGTACGTGCGCTGCATGACCGACACCTTGGTGGCCATGACCAGCGCCGCGCAGTCCCCGCAGGCAGTCTGGAGCTGTGCCTGCGGTTACGGGTACGACATCGACCCCTCCATGCCGGTGGAAAAAGAGGGGTTGGTCTTTTTTGGCACCAAGAACGGGTATGTGTACGCGGTGGAGGCCTCCGGGCAGGTGCGCTGGAGGTATCGGTTCGGCGTGGCGCTGGTCAATACCGTGGCGCCGGCTGGCGGAGGTCGCTTGGTGGTCAGCGATGCGGACGGCAAGGTGGGCATGCTCACCTGGTAG
- a CDS encoding alanine--glyoxylate aminotransferase family protein, whose amino-acid sequence MKGRTLLMIPGPVEFEPEVLAAMGAPTTSHVAQEFIEIFTRALAKMREVWRCPSGQPFVVAGSGTLAMDMAAANLVEPGDRALVLSTGYFSERFADILRRYGAEVTVVSAPLGETIDPADVEGALGAGRFKLMTITHVDTSTGVRVDPEPFAALALEHGVLTVVDGVCSLAAEELRQEEWGIDVALTASQKAVGVPPGLALLVASERALQAWRSRKSPVGNYYADWGNWLPIMEAYEARKGSYFATPAVNLVAALEVSLGHILAEGVEARVARHQQLGKACRAAIAALGLRQVPTAEEHAAATLTAPYLPEGVTGPEFLARVKAAGAILAGGLHPEIKNSYFRIGHMGATTYGDLLATIAAIEQGLQACGYAFTPGAGLAAAQGVLLQGRKTS is encoded by the coding sequence ATGAAAGGACGCACCCTCCTGATGATTCCCGGCCCCGTGGAATTCGAGCCAGAGGTCTTGGCTGCAATGGGGGCACCCACTACCAGCCATGTGGCGCAGGAGTTCATCGAAATCTTTACACGGGCGCTGGCCAAAATGCGCGAGGTGTGGCGCTGCCCCTCTGGCCAGCCCTTTGTTGTAGCGGGCTCGGGCACCCTGGCCATGGATATGGCGGCAGCCAACTTGGTTGAACCGGGCGACCGGGCGCTGGTGCTGTCGACCGGCTATTTCAGCGAACGGTTTGCCGACATCCTCCGCAGGTATGGAGCGGAGGTGACGGTAGTATCGGCCCCTTTGGGGGAGACCATCGACCCGGCCGATGTGGAAGGCGCGCTTGGCGCAGGCCGCTTCAAGCTGATGACCATCACCCACGTGGATACCTCAACCGGCGTGCGCGTGGACCCCGAGCCCTTTGCCGCCTTGGCGCTGGAGCACGGGGTGCTCACCGTAGTGGACGGCGTCTGCTCGCTGGCAGCCGAGGAGTTGCGCCAGGAGGAATGGGGCATCGATGTGGCTCTTACCGCCTCGCAAAAGGCCGTGGGCGTGCCACCGGGACTGGCCTTGCTTGTGGCCAGCGAGCGAGCGCTCCAGGCCTGGCGGAGCCGCAAGAGTCCCGTGGGCAACTACTACGCCGATTGGGGGAACTGGCTGCCGATTATGGAGGCGTACGAGGCGCGCAAGGGGAGCTATTTCGCTACGCCGGCCGTGAACCTGGTGGCCGCGCTCGAGGTGAGCCTGGGACACATTCTGGCCGAGGGGGTGGAGGCGCGCGTGGCTCGTCACCAGCAGCTTGGCAAAGCCTGCAGGGCAGCGATTGCCGCTCTGGGACTGCGCCAGGTCCCCACCGCCGAGGAACATGCAGCGGCCACTTTGACTGCCCCTTACCTTCCCGAAGGGGTCACAGGCCCGGAATTCTTGGCGCGTGTAAAGGCTGCAGGTGCGATCCTGGCCGGCGGCTTACACCCGGAGATCAAGAACAGCTACTTCCGCATCGGCCACATGGGCGCCACCACTTACGGCGACCTGCTGGCCACGATTGCGGCCATCGAGCAGGGCTTGCAGGCGTGCGGCTACGCGTTCACGCCAGGTGCCGGCCTGGCCGCAGCCCAGGGGGTCTTGCTGCAAGGGAGGAAGACCAGCTAA
- a CDS encoding exodeoxyribonuclease III translates to MLRMLSWNVNGLRAILGKGFLDWLAREQPDVLCLQETKVGLHQLPEALKSLQGYHAFWVAGEKPGYSGVALLSKKAPLRVQAGFGVERFDKEGRTQVADYGDFVLYNVYFPNGKASAERLRYKMDFYEAFLAHVQDLLSAGRKVVVGGDVNTAHKEIDLARPKENEKVSGFLPEERAWVDRFLAAGFVDTFRLFTSEGGHYSWWDYKSRARERNVGWRIDYFFVSRNLVGQVRSAFILPEVMGSDHCPVGVELVV, encoded by the coding sequence ATGCTGCGCATGCTCTCGTGGAATGTGAATGGCTTGCGCGCCATCCTGGGCAAGGGTTTCTTGGATTGGCTGGCAAGGGAGCAGCCGGACGTCCTTTGTCTGCAGGAGACCAAAGTCGGCTTGCACCAGCTGCCCGAAGCGCTGAAGAGCCTGCAGGGCTACCATGCCTTTTGGGTTGCCGGGGAGAAGCCCGGGTACAGTGGGGTGGCCCTCCTCAGCAAGAAAGCACCACTGCGCGTCCAAGCCGGATTCGGAGTGGAGCGCTTCGACAAGGAGGGCCGCACGCAGGTGGCCGATTACGGCGACTTTGTCCTGTACAACGTGTACTTCCCCAACGGCAAAGCTTCTGCCGAGAGGCTGCGCTACAAGATGGACTTCTACGAGGCCTTTTTGGCCCACGTGCAGGACCTGTTGTCTGCGGGGAGGAAGGTTGTGGTGGGCGGGGACGTGAACACGGCGCACAAGGAGATAGACTTGGCGCGGCCCAAGGAGAACGAAAAGGTCTCCGGTTTTCTTCCCGAGGAGCGCGCCTGGGTCGATCGCTTCTTGGCCGCCGGCTTTGTGGACACCTTCCGCCTGTTCACCTCGGAGGGTGGTCACTATAGCTGGTGGGACTACAAGAGCCGGGCCCGGGAGCGGAACGTGGGCTGGCGCATCGACTATTTCTTTGTGAGTCGCAATCTCGTGGGCCAGGTCAGGTCGGCGTTTATTCTGCCGGAGGTGATGGGTTCGGACCATTGCCCCGTGGGCGTCGAACTTGTGGTGTAG